The Arcobacter roscoffensis genome segment GTTTCACCTTTTGAAGTTGATGAAGTTCCAACATCAAGTGATACTACCTCAGCACCAAGCCTTTTTGCTGCTATTTCAAAAGAACTTCTTGTTCTAGTTGAGTTCTCAAAAAATAGAGTAACAATAATCTTCCCTTTTAAAACCTCATTATATTCAAACTTTAAAAACTCTCTTGCGTCGTCAAATAAACTAACTATCTCTTCTTTAGAAAAATCTGAAGTTCTAATCAAATGCTGCATTTTTTCCCTTTAATTTTAGTTTTTATTTTACCCAAAATGACTTTAAAGAAAAAACAACTTCACCAAAAACAGTTGTTAATATATGGTTTAAATTTTTTAGATATAATCTTTTTTAATTTATAAAGTATTTAGGAAAAGAAATGTTAGAACAATTAGATAAAGATTATGTACTTCAAACTTATGCAAGAAACTATGTAAACTTCAAAAAAGGTATAAATGCAACTTTATTTGATGAAAATAATAAAGATTATATAGATTTCACATCAGGTATTGGAGTAGTTTCTGTTGGTCATGGTAATAAAGAAGTAGCAGATGCTATTTATAAACAAGTAAGTAATATTACACATATATCAAACCTTTATGCTATTGAACCACAGGCAAAATTAGGTGAAAAAATTGCAAAACTTTCAGGTATGGATGTTGCAACATTTTTTGCAAATAGTGGTGCAGAAGCAAATGAGGGAGCTATTAAACTTGCTAGAAAATATGGTGAAACTAAATTTGAAAATAAAAGATATAAAGTTATCACTTTAGAGCACTCATTTCATGGAAGAACTATTACAACTGTAAAAGCTACAGGTCAAAGCTCTATGCATTCACCTAACTTTTCACCTTATCCAGATGGTTTTTCATATGATAATAAAATTGAAGATATTTATAAGTCAATTGATGAGGAAACAGTTGCTGTTATGATTGAACTTGTTCAAGGTGAAGGTGGAGTTCAGCCTTTTGATAAAGAAGAGATTCAAAAACTAGCAAAATACTTAAAACAAAAAGACATTTTACTTATCATTGATGAAGTACAAACAGGTGCATATAGAACTGGTGAATTTTTAGCTACGAATCTTTATGAGATTGAACCAGATATTATCACTATGGCAAAAGGTTTAGGTGGTGGTGTTCCAATTGGAGCAGTTGTTACAACACATAAAGACTTATTTACATATGGTGATCATGGTTCTACTTTTGGAGGGAACTATTTAAGTACTGCTGCATCATTAAAAGTTTTAGAAATTTTAGATAACTATAAAGACTCAGGAAAACTTGATGAAACAATCATTTATTTCCAAAATAGATTAAACAAAGTTTATGAAGCAAATAAAGAGATATTTACAGGAAGTGTTGGATTAGGACTTATGAGAGGTCTTAGAGTAAAAGATGCAGATACATTAACTGAAATTATAAAAGCGTCTTTAAATGAAGGTTTACTTATTTTAAAAGCAGGAAAAAATACACTAAGAATGTTACCTGTTCTAACTATATCAAAAGAAGAGATTGATGAAGGTTTTAAAAGGCTAGAAAATGCACTTTCAAAAATCAAATAAAA includes the following:
- a CDS encoding aspartate aminotransferase family protein, whose translation is MLEQLDKDYVLQTYARNYVNFKKGINATLFDENNKDYIDFTSGIGVVSVGHGNKEVADAIYKQVSNITHISNLYAIEPQAKLGEKIAKLSGMDVATFFANSGAEANEGAIKLARKYGETKFENKRYKVITLEHSFHGRTITTVKATGQSSMHSPNFSPYPDGFSYDNKIEDIYKSIDEETVAVMIELVQGEGGVQPFDKEEIQKLAKYLKQKDILLIIDEVQTGAYRTGEFLATNLYEIEPDIITMAKGLGGGVPIGAVVTTHKDLFTYGDHGSTFGGNYLSTAASLKVLEILDNYKDSGKLDETIIYFQNRLNKVYEANKEIFTGSVGLGLMRGLRVKDADTLTEIIKASLNEGLLILKAGKNTLRMLPVLTISKEEIDEGFKRLENALSKIK